From the Lolium rigidum isolate FL_2022 chromosome 2, APGP_CSIRO_Lrig_0.1, whole genome shotgun sequence genome, one window contains:
- the LOC124690158 gene encoding E3 ubiquitin-protein ligase EL5-like, translating to MDSSSAQEVAPAVSAPAAPDMAVSGILAASTISILFVIFVLAIFFFQYCINNGVRTLPSGGVLAPASGARDKGVDPELLRSLPVRVYRVAASKGSAAEDVGVECAVCLSELQDGEVARFLPPCGHGFHAQCVDKWLASHFTCPLCRVTVAKPDASLQALTSTGLPHVQPEPANYAANLPASVLHGVSDQATLTAVTVTSDGGLQRPSALASAAVLVIDIPESRAVATPRDAVKTPGSARLSSLKRLWSFGRQGPTPSSSWGTGSGSTGAEQVINIACTTESSAVVYEPEFPALYIYT from the coding sequence ATGGACTCGTCGTCAGCACAGGAGGTCGCGCCGGCGGTCTCCGCGCCCGCTGCGCCGGACATGGCAGTCAGCGGCATACTCGCCGCGTCGACCATCTCCATCCTGTTCGTAATCTTCGTCCTCGCGATCTTCTTCTTCCAGTACTGCATCAACAACGGCGTCCGCACGTTGCCCAGCGGCGGCGTGTTGGCGCCAGCTTCGGGGGCCAGGGACAAGGGCGTCGACCCTGAGCTGCTGCGGTCGCTGCCGGTGAGGGTGTACCGCGTAGCGGCATCGAAGGGCTCCGCCGCGGAGGACGTCGGGGTAGAGTGCGCGGTGTGCCTGTCCGAGCTGCAGGACGGGGAGGTGGCGAGATTCTTGCCCCCGTGCGGCCACGGGTTCCACGCCCAGTGCGTCGATAAGTGGCTGGCATCCCACTTCACCTGCCCGCTCTGCCGGGTCACCGTCGCCAAGCCGGACGCGTCGCTGCAGGCGCTTACATCGACGGGTCTTCCGCATGTACAGCCGGAGCCGGCGAACTACGCCGCGAACCTACCAGCCAGTGTACTGCACGGGGTTTCAGACCAGGCGACGCTCACCGCGGTGACCGTGACCTCTGACGGAGGCCTCCAGAGACCTTCCGCCCTGGCCTCGGCTGCGGTGCTGGTGATCGATATTCCGGAGTCAAGGGCGGTGGCGACACCGCGCGATGCGGTCAAGACGCCGGGCTCGGCAAGGCTGAGTTCGCTCAAGAGGCTGTGGAGCTTCGGGAGGCAAGGGCCGACTCCGTCCAGTTCCTGGGGCACCGGCAGCGGATCAACAGGCGCCGAGCAGGTTATTAACATCGCCTGCACAACCGAGAGCTCAGCTGTAGTGTATGAGCCGGAATTCCCAGCTCTGTACATATACACTTAG